The following are encoded together in the Phaseolus vulgaris cultivar G19833 chromosome 9, P. vulgaris v2.0, whole genome shotgun sequence genome:
- the LOC137822471 gene encoding uncharacterized protein, with the protein MKRIMRKRYIPAGYNRDLQLKLQRMTQGNKSVEEYFKEMEVTMIRDGMNEENEAIMARFLNGLNYDIRDVVELQEYVDIENLLHKANQVEQQLKRKRIMRRSSNNNNNSNWNDKGVPSSSTMSSSGKSSNRYNNSPPKRKTSDVKCFKCLGRGHYVAECPTKKTMYMLSNGQIDSEPSSEEEKEDVEVELDALEGDMLMIRRLLGSKMQALDQTQRENIFHTRCSIEGKICSLIVEGGSCTNVASSRLVTKLNLETKPHPRPYKLQWLSEDGEMIVSKQVEVNISIGQYNDNVLYDVEFQDVFPSDVPRGLPPLRGIEHHIDLLPGASFPNRPAYRSNPQETKEIQTQVEELMNKGWV; encoded by the exons ATGAAAAGGATTATGAGAAAGAGATATATTCCAGCAGGCTACAATAGGGATTTGCAACTCAAGCTCCAGAGAATGACTCAAGGAAATaaaagtgtggaagagtatttTAAAGAGATGGAGGTAACTATGATTAGAGATGGAATGAATGAAGAAAACGAAGCAATCATGGCTAGGTTTTTGAATGGACTGAACTACGATATTAGGGATGTTGTGGAGCTGCAAGAGTATGTTGACATTGAGAACTTGTTGCACAAGGCTAACCAAGTAGAACAACAACTCAAGAGGAAAAGAATCATGAGGAGGAgttctaacaataataataattccaACTGGAATGATAAAGGAGTTCCCTCAAGTTCGACCATGTCTTCAAGTGGGAAGTCATCTAATAGATATAATAATTCACCACCTAAAAGGAAGACAAGTGATGTAAAATGTTTCAAATGCTTAGGAAGGGGACACTATGTTGCAGAATGtccaacaaaaaaaactatgtACATGTTATCAAATGGACAAATAGATAGTGAACcttcaagtgaagaagagaaggaGGATGTAGAGGTGGAGTTGGATGCATTGGAGGGTGATATGTTGATGATTCGAAGGCTTTTAGGAAGCAAAATGCAAGCTTTGGACCAAacccaaagggaaaatattttccatactagATGTTCCATTGAAGGGAAAATATGTTCACTCATAGTTGAAGGAGGAAGTTGCACCAATGTAGCTAGCTCAAGACTAGTTACCAAATTGAATTTGGAGACAAAACCGCACCCAAGGCCATACAAgcttcaatggcttagtgaagatgGAGAGATGATAGTGAGTAAGCAAGTGGAGGTGAACATATCCATAGGACAATATAATGACAATGTCTTGTATGATGTG GAATTCCAGGATGTGTTTCCAAGTGATGTTCCTAGAGGACTCCCACCCCTAAGGGGAATTGAACATCACATTGACCTTCTTCCAGGAGCATCTTTTCCTAATAGGCCAGCTTATAGAAGCAACCCTCAAGAGACAAAGGAGATCCAAACTCAAGTAGAAGAACTGATGAACAAAGGATGGGTGTAA
- the LOC137822092 gene encoding cathecol O-methyltransferase 1-like: MASLNGEEKRKEEEIQDAQSFSHAMEIVGSVALPMAVQSATELGVFEVLKEAGEGAKLSAKEIASKISCSNPEAASMLDRLLALLSSYSILHSSLISDHRVPPTFHRLYSLTPVAAFFVPNSDGVSLGPMMALCQDKIFLQSWSELKDAIREGGIPFNRVHGTHAFEYPRLDSRFNKVFNTGMINHTTLVMKKVLESYEGFEGIKTLVDVGGGLGININLITSKYPHIHGINFDLPHVIQEAPSCPGVEHVEGDMFESVPKGDAIFMKWILHDWSDEHCVKLLKNCYDAIPDDGKVIVVESILPKLPETNNAYKGVAQMDVAMMTQNPGGKERCEEEFMKLATTAGFSGIRYECRVNIFWIMEFFK; encoded by the exons ATGGCAAGCCTGAATGGTGAAGAAAAGAGGAAGGAAGAAGAGATACAAGATGCACAAAGCTTCTCGCATGCCATGGAGATTGTAGGTTCGGTGGCCCTTCCGATGGCAGTGCAATCGGCGACGGAGCTGGGAGTGTTTGAGGTGCTGAAAGAAGCGGGAGAAGGTGCTAAGCTGTCTGCTAAGGAAATAGCATCAAAGATTAGTTGCAGTAACCCAGAAGCAGCCTCAATGCTAGATCGTCTCCTCGCACTTCTTTCTTCTTACTCCATTCTTCACTCTTCCCTCATTTCCGACCACCGCGTTCCTCCCACCTTTCACCGGCTCTACAGCCTCACACCCGTCGCCGCATTCTTTGTTCCCAATTCTGATGGAGTTTCGTTGGGGCCCATGATGGCCTTATGCCAAGACAAAATCTTCCTACAAAGCTG GAGTGAGCTGAAAGATGCAATTAGGGAGGGAGGTATTCCATTCAACAGGGTTCATGGCACTCATGCTTTTGAGTATCCACGTTTGGACTCAAGATTCAATAAGGTTTTCAACACAGGAATGATCAATCACACCACTTTGGTGATGAAGAAGGTTCTGGAATCCTACGAAGGTTTTGAGGGCATAAAAACACTGGTGGATGTTGGTGGTGGTCTTGGAATCAACATTAACTTGATCACTTCTAAATACCCTCATATTCATGGCATCAATTTCGACTTGCCTCATGTCATTCAAGAGGCTCCTTCCTGTCCTG GAGTGGAACACGTTGAGGGAGACATGTTTGAAAGTGTGCCTAAAGGAGACGCCATATTTATGAAG TGGATACTTCATGATTGGAGTGATGAACATTGTGTGAAGCTGTTGAAGAATTGCTATGATGCAATTCCTGATGATGGAAAGGTGATAGTTGTGGAGTCAATTCTTCCAAAGTTACCAGAGACTAATAATGCTTATAAGGGGGTTGCACAAATGGATGTTGCGATGATGACTCAGAACCCAGGAGGTAAAGAGCGATGTGAAGAAGAGTTCATGAAATTGGCAACAACAGCTGGATTCAGTGGCATCAGATATGAATGTCGTGTCAACATTTTCTGGATTATGGAGTTCTTCAAGTAG
- the LOC137822085 gene encoding caffeic acid 3-O-methyltransferase-like codes for MDGLIYSGEVGERLQVEVEMASLPDSTLNDEEKRKEEDAESFSRAMQLATSVVLSMAVQSATELGVFEVLKEAGEGAKVSAKEIASKIGCSNPEAASMIDRLLALLSSHSILNSSLTSDHRLPPTFHRLYTITPVAAFFAPNSDGVSLGPVMALLQDKIFLQSWSELKDAIREGGVPFNRVYGTHAFDYPRLDSRFNKVFNTAMINHTTLVMKKVLESYKGFEGIKTLVDVAGGLGININLITSKYPHIHGINFDLPHVIQEAPSYPGVEHVGGDMFENVPKGDAIFMKWIVHDWSDEHCVKLLKNCYDAIPDDGKVIVVEAVLPKTPETSNAYKGVSQLDVLMMTQHEGGKERCEEEFMKLARAAGFSGIRYECHVNNFWVMEFFK; via the exons ATGGATGGTTTAATATATAGTGGAGAAGTTGGTGAACGATTGCAGGTTGAAGTGGAGATGGCAAGCCTTCCAGATTCAACGCTGAATGATGAAGAGAAGAGGAAGGAAGAAGATGCAGAAAGCTTCTCCCGTGCCATGCAGCTTGCGACTTCCGTGGTCCTTTCCATGGCAGTGCAATCGGCGACGGAGCTGGGAGTCTTTGAGGTGCTGAAAGAAGCCGGAGAAGGTGCTAAGGTGTCTGCTAAGGAAATAGCATCAAAGATTGGTTGCAGTAACCCAGAAGCAGCCTCAATGATAGATCGTCTCCTTGCACTTCTTTCTTCTCACTCCATTCTTAACTCTTCCCTCACTTCCGACCACCGTCTTCCTCCCACCTTTCACCGCCTCTACACCATCACTCCCGTCGCCGCATTCTTTGCTCCCAATTCTGATGGAGTTTCCTTGGGGCCCGTGATGGCCTTACTCCAAGACAAAATCTTCCTACAAAGCTG GAGTGAGCTGAAAGATGCAATTAGGGAGGGGGGTGTTCCATTCAACagggtttatggcactcatgcTTTTGACTATCCACGTTTGGACTCAAGATTCAACAAGGTTTTCAACACAGCTATGATCAATCACACCACTTTGGTTATGAAGAAGGTTCTGGAATCCTACAAAGGTTTTGAGGGCATAAAAACACTGGTAGATGTTGCTGGTGGTCTTGGAATCAACATTAACTTGATCACTTCTAAATACCCTCATATTCATGGCATCAATTTCGACTTGCCTCATGTCATTCAAGAGGCTCCTTCCTATCCTG GAGTGGAACACGTTGGGGGAGATATGTTTGAAAATGTGCCAAAAGGAGACGCCATATTTATGAAG TGGATAGTTCATGATTGGAGTGATGAACATTGTGTGAAGCTGTTGAAGAATTGTTATGATGCAATTCCTGATGATGGAAAGGTGATAGTTGTGGAGGCAGTTCTTCCAAAAACACCAGAGACTAGTAATGCTTATAAGGGGGTTTCACAACTGGATGTTTTGATGATGACTCAGCACGAGGGAGGTAAAGAACGATGTGAAGAAGAGTTCATGAAATTGGCAAGAGCAGCTGGATTCAGTGGCATCAGATATGAATGTCATGTAAACAATTTTTGGGTTATGGAGTTCTTCAAGTAG